A stretch of Physeter macrocephalus isolate SW-GA unplaced genomic scaffold, ASM283717v5 random_1437, whole genome shotgun sequence DNA encodes these proteins:
- the CORO1A gene encoding coronin-1A, with translation MSRQVVRSSKFRHVFGQPAKADQCYEDVRVSQNTWDSGFCSVNPKFVALICEASGGGAFLVLPLGKTGRVDKNAPMVCGHTAPVLDIAWCPHNDNVIASGSEDCTVMVWEIPDGGLMLPLREPVVTLEGHTKRVGIVVWHPTAQNVLLSAGCDNVILVWDVGTGAAVLTLGSDVHPDTIYSVDWSRDGALICTSCRDKRFRIIEPRKGTIVAEKDRPHEGTRPVRAVFVSDGNILTTGFSRMSERQVALWDTKHLEEPLSLQELDTSSGVLLPFFDPDTNIVYLCGKGDSSIRYFEITSEAPFLHYLSMFSSKESQRGMGYMPKRGLEVNKCEIARFYKLHERRCEPIAMTVPRKSDLFQEDLYPPTAGPDAALTAEEWLGGRDAGPLLISLKDGYVPPKSRELRINRGLDTGRKRMAPEASGAPSSDAVSRLEEEMRKLQATVQELQKRLDRLEETVQAK, from the exons ATGAGCCGGCAGGTGGTCCGTTCCAGCAAGTTCCGCCACGTGTTTGGACAGCCGGCCAAGGCTGACCAGTGCTATGAAGACGTGCGTGTCTCACAGAACACCTGGGACAGTGGCTTCTGCTCTGTCAACCCCAAGTTCGTGGCCCTGATCTGTGAGGCCAGTGGGGGAGGAGCCTTCCTGGTGCTGCCCCTGGGCAAG ACTGGACGTGTGGACAAGAACGCGCCTATGGTCTGTGGCCACACGGCCCCAGTGCTGGACATCGCCTGGTGCCCGCACAATGATAATGTCATTGCCAGTGGCTCCGAGGACTGCACAGTCATG GTGTGGGAGATCCCTGATGGGGGCCTGATGCTGCCCCTGCGGGAGCCTGTCGTCACCCTGGAGGGCCACACCAAGCGCGTGGGCATCGTGGTCTGGCACCCCACGGCCCAGAATGTGCTGCTCAGTGCAG GTTGCGACAATGTGATCCTGGTGTGGGACGTGGGCACGGGGGCAGCCGTGCTGACGCTGGGCTCGGACGTGCACCCGGACACAATCTACAGCGTGGACTGGAGCCGAGATGGCGCCCTCATCTGTACCTCCTGCCGCGACAAGCGATTCCGCATCATTGAGCCCCGCAAAGGCACCATTGTAGCT gAGAAGGACCGTCCCCACGAGGGGACCCGGCCTGTGCGCGCCGTGTTTGTGTCAGATGGAAATATCCTGACCACAGGTTTCAGCCGCATGAGTGAGCGGCAGGTGGCGCTGTGGGACACG AAGCACCTGGAGGAGCCGCTGTCCCTGCAGGAACTGGACACGAGCAGCGGTGTCCTGCTGCCCTTCTTTGACCCTGACACCAACATTGTCTACCTCTGTGGCAAG GGTGACAGCTCTATCCGGTACTTCGAGATCACTTCCGAGGCCCCATTCCTGCACTATCTCTCCATGTTCAGTTCCAAGGAGTCCCAGCGTGGCATGGGCTACATGCCCAAACGTGGCCTGGAGGTGAACAAGTGTGAGATTGCCAG ATTCTACAAGCTGCACGAGCGGAGGTGTGAGCCCATCGCCATGACGGTGCCTAGAAAG TCGGACCTGTTCCAGGAGGACCTGTACCCGCCCACTGCAGGGCCTGACGCTGCCCTCACGGCTGAGGAGTGGCTAGGGGGTCGGGACGCCGGGCCCCTCCTCATTTCCCTCAAGGATGGCTACGTGCCCCCAAAGAGCCGGGAGCTGAGGATCAACCGGGGCCTGGACACTGGGCGCAAGAGGATGGCACCCGAGGCCAGTGGCGCTCCCAGTTCG GATGCCGTATCCCGGTTGGAGGAAGAGATGAGGAAGCTCCAGGCCACGGTGCAGGAGCTACAGAAGCGCCTGGATAGGCTGGAGGAGACAGTCCAGGCCAAGTAG
- the BOLA2B gene encoding bolA-like protein 2 produces the protein MELSAEYLREKLQRDLEAEHVEVEDTTPSRCASSFRVLVVSAKFEGKPLLQRHRLVNTCLAEELLHIHAFEQKTLTPEQWTREQQK, from the exons ATGGAACTCAGCGCCGAGTACCTCCGGGAGAAGCTGCAGCGGGACCTGGAGGCGGAACACGTG GAAGTGGAGGACACGACTCCCAGCCGTTGCGCGTCTAGCTTCCGAGTCCTCGTGGTGTCGGCCAAGTTCGAGGGGAAGCCGCTGCTTCAGAGACACCG GCTTGTGAACACTTGCCTAGCAGAAGAGCTCCTGCACATCCATGCCTTTGAGCAGAAAACCCTGACTCCAGAGCAGTGGACCCGTGAGCAGCAGAAATAA
- the SLX1A gene encoding structure-specific endonuclease subunit SLX1 isoform X1, producing the protein MHKPALLWPLGYLGIAPKRFFRDKHLEALATQLSPGSQARAINPQVPMGPTGGAARPGRFFGVYLLYCLNPRHRGRVYVGFTVNPARRVQQHNGGRKKGGAWRTSGRGPWEMVLIVHGFPSAVAALRFEWAWQHPQASRRLAHVGPRLRGEAAFAFHLRVLAHMLRAPPWARLPLTVRWLRADFRQDLCPPPPPHVPLAFGPPPPRASAPRRCAADTESELEHDAETRCTLCARVLQDEEDPLCCPHPGCSLRAHVICLAEEFLQEEPGQLLPLEGQCPGTQVLAWRRPVILSVSPTICTPGSCKNSLLWGDLIWLCQMGTEEEEEDSELEEEHWTDMLEI; encoded by the exons ATGCATAAGCCTGCATTGCTGTGGCCTCTAGGGTACCTCGGGATTGCCCCCAAGCGCTTTTTCCGAGACAAGCATCTTGAGGCCCTGGCAACCCAGCTCTCCCCGGGGTCACAGGCCAGAGCAATCAACCCCCAAGTTCCGATGGGCCCCACAGGGGGCGCGGCGAGGCCCGGGCGTTTCTTCGGCGTCTACCTGCTCTACTGCCTGAACCCTCGGCACCGGGGCCGCGTCTACGTAGGGTTCACGGTCAACCCTGCTCGTCGGGTGCAGCAGCACAACGGGGGCCGCAAAAAAGGCGGGGCCTGGCGGACCAGTGGACGCGGGCCCTG GGAGATGGTGCTCATCGTACACGGCTTCCCCTCCGCAGTGGCCGCCCTTCGG TTCGAGTGGGCCTGGCAGCACCCGCAGGCCTCGCGCCGCTTGGCGCACGTGGGTCCGCGCCTCCGCGGTGAGGCCGCCTTCGCCTTCCACTTGCGCGTGCTGGCGCACATGCTGCGCGCGCCGCCCTGGGCGCGCCTCCCTCTCACCGTGCGCTGGCTGCGCGCCGACTTCCGCCAGGATCTCTGCCCGCCGCCACCGCCTCACGTGCCGCTGGCCTTCGGGCCTCCGCCACCCCGGGCCTCAGCCCCGAGGCGCTGCGCGGCTGACACCGAGTCCGAGCTGGAGCACGACGCCGAGACCCGCTGCACCCTGTGCGCGCGTGTGCTCCAG GATGAAGAAGACCCCCTGTGTTGCCCCCACCCTGGCTGCTCCCTGAGGGCCCATGTGATCTGCCTGGCAGAGGAGTTCCTGCAGGAGGAGCCAGGGCAGCTTCTGCCCCTAGAGGGCCAATGCCCTGG CACCCAGGTCCTGGCCTGGAGGAGGCCTGTGATCCTGTCTGTATCTCCTACCATCTGCACCCCTGGTAGCTGTAAGAACTCACTGCTGTGGGGAGACCTGATCTGGCTGTGCCAGATGGGCaccgaggaggaagaggaggactcGGAATTAGAAGAG GAACACTGGACCGACATGCTGGAGATCTGA
- the SLX1A gene encoding structure-specific endonuclease subunit SLX1 isoform X2, whose translation MHKPALLWPLGYLGIAPKRFFRDKHLEALATQLSPGSQARAINPQVPMGPTGGAARPGRFFGVYLLYCLNPRHRGRVYVGFTVNPARRVQQHNGGRKKGGAWRTSGRGPWEMVLIVHGFPSAVAALRFEWAWQHPQASRRLAHVGPRLRGEAAFAFHLRVLAHMLRAPPWARLPLTVRWLRADFRQDLCPPPPPHVPLAFGPPPPRASAPRRCAADTESELEHDAETRCTLCARVLQDEEDPLCCPHPGCSLRAHVICLAEEFLQEEPGQLLPLEGQCPGCKNSLLWGDLIWLCQMGTEEEEEDSELEEEHWTDMLEI comes from the exons ATGCATAAGCCTGCATTGCTGTGGCCTCTAGGGTACCTCGGGATTGCCCCCAAGCGCTTTTTCCGAGACAAGCATCTTGAGGCCCTGGCAACCCAGCTCTCCCCGGGGTCACAGGCCAGAGCAATCAACCCCCAAGTTCCGATGGGCCCCACAGGGGGCGCGGCGAGGCCCGGGCGTTTCTTCGGCGTCTACCTGCTCTACTGCCTGAACCCTCGGCACCGGGGCCGCGTCTACGTAGGGTTCACGGTCAACCCTGCTCGTCGGGTGCAGCAGCACAACGGGGGCCGCAAAAAAGGCGGGGCCTGGCGGACCAGTGGACGCGGGCCCTG GGAGATGGTGCTCATCGTACACGGCTTCCCCTCCGCAGTGGCCGCCCTTCGG TTCGAGTGGGCCTGGCAGCACCCGCAGGCCTCGCGCCGCTTGGCGCACGTGGGTCCGCGCCTCCGCGGTGAGGCCGCCTTCGCCTTCCACTTGCGCGTGCTGGCGCACATGCTGCGCGCGCCGCCCTGGGCGCGCCTCCCTCTCACCGTGCGCTGGCTGCGCGCCGACTTCCGCCAGGATCTCTGCCCGCCGCCACCGCCTCACGTGCCGCTGGCCTTCGGGCCTCCGCCACCCCGGGCCTCAGCCCCGAGGCGCTGCGCGGCTGACACCGAGTCCGAGCTGGAGCACGACGCCGAGACCCGCTGCACCCTGTGCGCGCGTGTGCTCCAG GATGAAGAAGACCCCCTGTGTTGCCCCCACCCTGGCTGCTCCCTGAGGGCCCATGTGATCTGCCTGGCAGAGGAGTTCCTGCAGGAGGAGCCAGGGCAGCTTCTGCCCCTAGAGGGCCAATGCCCTGG CTGTAAGAACTCACTGCTGTGGGGAGACCTGATCTGGCTGTGCCAGATGGGCaccgaggaggaagaggaggactcGGAATTAGAAGAG GAACACTGGACCGACATGCTGGAGATCTGA